Proteins encoded in a region of the Antedon mediterranea chromosome 2, ecAntMedi1.1, whole genome shotgun sequence genome:
- the LOC140040060 gene encoding uncharacterized protein yields MAEVHETEEEEYGSDDDIFYSVPRPYLFEPQYSPTEIERRRKEKNNSAVAPLPTALVSRLNDSFWCTCGFCTPMATEDECVCCNEVQQTLSLLERERPTTTPMEKDDDLLLRCITSHCDLEAHLNTSVLTTFFRSHRHNWKQFPKPRGLHGQLNNEQYRLVAYRVVLQWILQGEKLGYKNRMVLPACLVKKIREKFPSPDGTYKGFSWPATDDA; encoded by the exons ATGGCTGAAGTGCATGAAACAGAAGAAGAAGAGTATGGAAGTGACGAcgatattttttattctgttccaagaccatatttatttgaaccACAATACTCACCAACCGAGATAGAGCGCAGAAGAAAGGAGAAGAATAATAGTGCAGTTGCACCCCTGCCAACAGCTTTAGTAAGTAGACTGAATGACAGTTTTTGGTGTACATGTGGTTTTTGTACACCAATGGCAACGGAAGACGAATGTGTATGTTGCAATGAAGTTCAACAAACATTGTCTTTGTTAGAGAGAGAGAGGCCTACTACAACTCCAATGGAAAAAGATGACGATTTATTATTACGGTGCATTACATCTCATTGTGATCTTGAAGCACACTTAAATACAAGTgttttgacaacattttttcGAAGTCATCGACACAACTGGAAACAATTTCCGAAACCAAGGGGCCTACATGGCCAACTAAATAATGA aCAATACCGCCTTGTAGCTTACAGAGTTGTACTACAATGGATTCTACAAGGTGAAAAACTAGGCTACAAGAACAGAATGGTATTGCCAGCTTGTTTGGTCAAGAAAATTAGAGAAAAGTTTCCTTCACCTGATGGAACATACAAAGGTTTTTCTTGGCCTGCTACTGATGATGCATAA
- the LOC140040059 gene encoding uncharacterized protein: MKSDYLPDPKHDLAPHLYKPKHRLKPDAVPSIFAFNKPSSTTMRSAFKKRQEAGNQESFFTGSESSHTSHDVQEKKSVHGNDDEDLNVSFSSSHGNESMGWIPEEDSSSSSEEEIEVVDDNVTGKVIVNVDSVLEMFKRCQECGQKIISTNVLYRGAKIIVHWQCTEYHFGKWESCPDVRGMAEINLLTASAILYSGNTYQAINNFAKILDMHFLSSSSFYQIQKCYLLPVINEAYKEQQDVMIAELILRSLDNETISILGDARSDSPGYSAKYSTYSFIEEKSDKIVDARLIQVTECSSSVAMEKEGFIRSLEFLLGHGINIKTITTDRSPSIRKVMKDEYWEISHQLDCWHVCKGIKKKVLASGKKKGNEHLLLWTKSITNHLWFCCATCKGDVQVLKNRWKSILNHVVNVHRWEEDGIENTCAHSALTEEEAESKIWLEYDSPAYDALKKIVLDKRLDNDLGQLGEFKHTGTLESYHASYTKFAPKRIHFHYGSMQGRTQLAVIDHNANVGRKQAQTIAGDLRYKMVCPKRGDGSWSAKKIYEAKKYDYVVDLVEKTLQRRMDPGIRYKYTESAVPLPELPKNISKQEQPSKDLLINEYCQRTEQIMDNQ; encoded by the exons ATGAAGTCAGATTACCTACCTGACCCAAAACACGATCTAGCTCCGCATCTTTACAAGCCAAAACACCGCCTGAAACCTGACGCAGTACCAAGTATATTTGCATTTAACAAACCTAGTAGTACAACTATGAGAagtgcatttaaaaaaagacaggaGGCTGGTAATCAAGAATCG tttttcACAGGCTCAGAATCATCGCATACATCACATGATGTCcaagaaaaaaaatcagtacATGGCAATGATGATGAG gACTTAAATGTAAGCTTTTCATCATCACATGGAAATGAGTCGATGGGATGGATACCAGAAGAGGACAGTTCTTCTTCCTCTGAAGAAGAAATAGAAGTAGTAGATGATAATGTTACAGGAAAAGTGATAGTCAATGTTGATAGTGTGCTTGAAATGTTTAAGCGATGCCAAGAATGCGGTCAGAAGATAATATCAACAAATGTGTTATACAGGGGAGCAAAAATAATTGTACATTGGCAATGTACTGAATATCACTTTGGCAAATGGGAAAGCTGTCCAGATGTTCGTGGAATGGCAGAAATCAATTTACTTACAGCCTCTGCTATTTTGTACAGTGGAAACACATATCAAGCAATTAATAATTTTGCTAAAATTCTTGATATGCATTTTTTATCATCATCAAGTTTTTATCAAAttcaaaaatgttatttgttgccAGTCATAAATGAAGCATATAAGGAACAACAAGATGTGATGATTGCCGAACTCATTTTAAGAAGTTTGGATAATGAGACTATCTCAATTTTGGGGGACGCCCGGTCAGACTCGCCAGGGTATTCCGCAAAATATTCTACGTACTCTTTTATTGAAGAGAAAAGTGACAAAATTGTTGATGCTCGGCTGATACAAGTGACGGAATGTTCCAGCTCAGTAGCAATGGAAAAGGAAGGTTTCATCAGAAGTTTAGAGTTTTTGTTGGGTCATGGCATCAACATCAAAACAATCACAACTGACAGATCACCATCAATCAGAAAAGTTATGAAGGACGAATACTGGGAGATATCACATCAGCTTGATTGCTGGCATGTTTGTAAAG GCATTAAAAAGAAAGTCTTGGCAAGTGGTAAAAAGAAGGGAAATGAGCACCTATTATTGTGGACCAAGAGCATAACAAACCATTTGTGGTTCTGTTGTGCAACTTGTAAAGGTGATGTCCAG GTACTCAAAAACAGGTGgaaatcaattttaaatcaCGTGGTAAATGTTCACAGATGGGAGGAAGATGGGATTGAGAATACCTGTGCACACAGTGCCCTAACAGAAGAAGAAGCAGAAAGCAAGATATGGCTAGAATATGATTCGCCAGCCTATGAtgctttgaaaaaaattgtactgGATAAAAGATTAGATAATGATCTTGGTCAACTTGGAGAATTTAAGCATACTG GTACCTTAGAGTCCTATCATGCCTCGTACACCAAGTTTGCCCCAAAACGAATTCACTTTCATTATGGTTCTATGCAAGGCAGGACTCAGCTAGCAGTTATAGATCATAATGCTAATGTTGGCAGGAAACAGGCACAAACAATTGCAG GTGATCTTCGATACAAAATGGTTTGCCCAAAACGGGGCGATGGATCATGGTCTGCCAAAAAAATTTATGAagctaaaaaatatgattacgTTGTTGATCTGGTTGAGAAGACGCTACAGAGACGAATGGACCCAGGTATAAGGTACAAATATACAGAATCTGCAGTGCCTCTTCCAGAATTACCAAAAAACATCTCAAAGCAGGAACAACCTTCTAAagatttattaataaatgaatattgtcAAAGAACCGAGCAAATTATGGATAATCAGTAG